The Nostoc sp. NIES-3756 DNA window GACAGTTAATCCTAGTATCGCCCCTAAGGTAGCTTGACCGATAAAATAGTTGTGAAAATCCTCACGTAGTATTTGCCGCATCTTAGAACCGATGTGCGAAGGAAACCATTGGTAAAGACCATCCCATAAGCGATCGCCATTTAATACCATGTAGATAGTCAACACCACCGTCAGCAGCACATTGACGACAACACCGATAGTATCAAAAGCAAAACCTAAGAGTCTCCCTGTCACTGACTGCAACTGACTAGACACCCTCTCCAAAAGTTGCGTGACTAACCCACTCAAATTTACAGGTAACTGTTGGGTAGCCGCCCATTTTTGGAAAGCATCAAGCTGTTGACCTCCAGAATCAACCCAATAAGGCAGAATATTCACTAACTCGTTAATCTGTTCTATGATTAACGGCACTAAAGTCAGACCTAACCCGACTAAAATCACCAAAGCTAAAAGTAATACCCCTCCAATAGCCAGGTTACGCTTCACTCCTCTTTCCTGGAAAAATTGAATTGGGTAATCTAACACAAAAGCCAACAGCACAGCCGCCGCAATAACATTTACCAACGGTTGAAAATACTGCACTACCTGAAGCAGCAACCAACCATTAAGAGTGGCGATAGGAAACGCCAAGCCTAAAGTTAACCATCTGGGCAATTGTCTTACTGATTGCATAAGTGGTAACTCCATATGAGGGAACTTAAGGGGAGAGGAAGAAGCAGGGGAGCAGGGGGCAAGGGGAAAAACTATAAACTATGGACTGTTGACTGTTGACTATGGACTAATGACTAACTTCCATAAACTCTAATAGAATTTGCTGTGCTACTGCTCCCAAGGGCTTTTCATCGTCGGCATTTGCAGAATAGAATTTACCTCTACGAATATCATCTGGTGTCAATAACCCCATGTCCCAACCTTCATTTAACACCAGTTGATCAAATTCTACTAATAGTGGGGCATGAAACACATGACGCACTACTGTCTGGTCTGGGTAACAGCCAAACTTGGCAACCTGGGGGAGAATATAACCAATTTCTTCTAAAATTTCTCGCTGTACTGCTATCTCTGGTGTTTCCCCTGGTTCAATGTGACCACCAAATAAAGCCCAATGTGCAGGATAGGCGATAGTGGGGATATTATCACGTAACTGCATAAGATACTGATTATTCTGGTAGAGAATAGCGATCGCTACGTGTACTTGTTCTTTACTCATAAAATTAAGGTAGAAGTTTCTGTTACCAGTATTACTCCTCTATTAAATAAACTTCTCCCAATTCTTGACCAGCTATAAGTATACTTTTGTAGCTAACTTTACCCCCAAAAACTGCTGACTCCCCCTCTTTGAGATTATCTTGCTTACTCACTACCCACATACTGCCAGTAGAATCATTAACTTGATACACCCGTCCCTGCAATAAGGAAACTCGTTTTTCTACCTTTCCTTGGACGTAAACCTTAGCTTGTGAATCTTGTGTTGGTTTAATATCGCGTATCGGTGTAACATTACGACCAAAAGTCAGGTTAGCTCTTTCTAATCCTGAAATCTCCAAGTTACCGCAACCAAATAAACCCACTATCAACACAAGCATCAATGCCCAATTGTTAAATTTTCTTGTATACAACATAAAAGTCATTAGTCCATAGTCATTAGTCAGTGGTCATTAGTCATTAGTCAACAGTCATTAGTTTTTTGTCCTCTGCTCCTGGTTGGTGAATCTCGACTCCGCTCGATTACCACGTAGTCGAGATTCAACTCCCGCATAGCCGAACCACATCTCCCGGTTGGTGAGCGTAGCCGTTCTCTACGAGAGGCTGCGCCAACGCTTTAGCGTCTCCGCAGGAGAACCACATCTCCCCTCACTTCCCCCACTCCCCCATCTCTCATATTTCCCACTCCCATTATGCGAAGATAAACACTGCGGACAATTGAAATTAAAATTTGCAGGCGCATCTTCTGGGGGTCGTTATGGAAACAAAAACTGCCAAAATTCTTGATGGTAAGACTTTAGCTGAAAAAATCTACAAAGAACTTACTGCTCAAATCACTGAGTCACAAGCTAAAATCGGTCGCCCTCCTGGGTTAGCAGTGTTGATGGTGGGTGATAACCCAGCCTCAGCCGCCTATGTAGGTAATAAAGAAAAAGCCTGCGCTAAGGTGGGTATTGCTTCTTTTGGAAAGCACTTCCCAACAGAGACTAGCCAAACAGAATTAGAAGATGTCATCGCTGCGCTTAACCAAGATGAACAGGTGGACGGTATTCTCGTACAGCTACCCCTCCCCCCACATTTGGATGCGGTAAAACTACTACATCAAATAGAACCAGATAAAGATGCTGATGGACTACATCCAGTAAATTTGGGGCGTTTGGTGCGTGGAGAAAGGGGTTTACGCAGTTGTACACCAGCCGGAGTCATGCGGCTTTTGGCAGAATATGAAATTTCTCTGCGCGGAAAGCAGGCTGTGGTGGTGGGACGTAGTATTTTAGTAGGAAAGCCAATGGCTTTGATGCTTCTGGAAGCTGACGCTACGGTGACTATTGCTCATTCGCGATCGCAAGACCTCAAATCTATCACTCAAAATGCCGATGTTCTCATTGCTGCGGCTGGTTTGCCAGGATTAATTACTGCTGACATGGTAAAACCAGGGGCGGTTGTGGTAGATGTGGGGATAAATCGCGTCACTGCGGCTAATGGCAAAAGTCGCTTGGTAGGGGATATTGATTTTGCATCTATTGCTGGTGTAGCAGATTATATTACCCCCGTTCCTGGTGGTATTGGGCCTATGACTGTCGCTTTGTTATTACAAAATACAGTCGCCAGCTATTTACAAACAGCCAAAGAAAAGGGAGTCTTGAATGTTAAATGAAAAATTACGAATCGTAACATAAAACATCATTTATCATTCATGTTTAATGATTAAAGACTCAATAGTTAATCTTTTGGCTCCAGAGCATCTTAAAATTGTGACGTGTATGATAAACAGCCAAAAGCCAAAAATTTAAGGAATTGTGAGAATGGTAGCAGCTGATAACCTTCAGAAGATGTCAGAGGAAGCCAAATTTAACTTAGTAGCTTATCTCAAAGAACGGCAAAAACTATGTGAAGCTGCTTTAGATGAGGCTATACCCGTCATTTATCCGGAAAAAATTTATGAGTCGATGCGCTACTCACTTTTAGCTGGAGGTAAGCGCCTGCGTCCCATTCTCTGTTTAGCTACTTGTGAAATGATGGGCGGTACAATCGAAATGGCTATGCCCACCGCTTGTGCCGTGGAAATGATCCACACCATGTCTTTGATTCATGATGATCTACCAGCGATGGATAATGATGATTACCGTCGCGGTATGTTGACAAATCACAAGGTTTATGGCGAAGATATTGCGATTTTGGCTGGAGATGGCTTACTTGCTTACGCTTTTGAGTTGGTAGCTATCCGCACTCCCGAAAGCGTGCCTAGAGACAAAGTTTTACAGGTAATAGCTCGTTTAGGACGTGCGTTAGGGGCAGCAGGCTTAGTTGGAGGTCAAGTAGTTGACTTAGAATCAGAAGGGAAAACTGATATTTCCTTAGAAACCCTCAATTTCATCCATAATCACAAAACAGCCGCCCTCTTAGAAGCCTGTGTTGTCTGTGGCGGTATTTTGGCTAGCGCCTCATCAGAAGATATCCAAAGACTCACACGCTACTCTCAAAATATTGGGTTAGCATTCCAAATTATTGATGATATTCTCGATATCACCTCTACTCAAGAGCAATTAGGCAAGACTGCGGGTAAAGACCTCCAAGCCAAGAAAGTCACCTATCCTAGCTTGTGGGGAATTGAACAATCAAGGATTAAAGCCCAAGAGCTAATAGAAGCCGCCTGTGCAGAACTAGAACCCTTTGGAGAAAGCGCACAGCCTTTAGTTGCGATCGCTCACTTTATCACCAGCCGCAATCATTAAACAAGCAGGCAGGGACAGGAGGAACAAGAGCAGAGGAAGCAGGGAAGCAGAGGCAGTATAGGAAGAATAATTAAGAATAATTCCTTACTCAGCACTCTCAACTCAGCACTCTCACTGACAACCAACAACCAACTACTGCTAACATTGACTAACCAAACCAAAATACCATGCAGGACATAGGCGCAATTTTAGACAACCGGGTGCTGCTGGTTGCTCTGGTAGCTTGTTTTGTCGCTCAAGCTTTGAAGCTATTTATTGAGCTAATTAAAAATCGCAAATTGAATGTGCGTGTTCTCGTAACTACTGGCGGAATGCCCAGCGCCCATTCAGCCCTGGTAACAGCCCTTGCTGCTGGTGTCGGGCAAACTCTGGGCTGGGCATCACCTGACTTCGCCTTGGCTGCGGTTTTTGCCATCATTGTTATGTATGATGCCGCAGGAGTTCGCCAAGCTGCCGGTAAGCAAGCTCGTATCCTCAATCAAATGATTGACGAGTTATTTCATGAAAAACCAGACTTTAGCCAAGACAGGCTCAAGGAATTGCTAGGACACACGCCCGTGCAGGTAATAGCTGGGTCAGCTTTGGGCATAACTATTACTTGGCTAGCAAGGGCTTTTTTGATAGTCCATAGTCCATAGTCAACACTCAACAGTTAACAAAAGATCACCGCACAACCGATCGCAGTAAAATGACATTACGGCTATCTACTAACACAGCAAAGAAACCCCGTTCATTGAGTCTTTGTAATGTGTTGTAGGCCTCTTGTTGATTGGTTGTGTAAACTGCTAACAAAAAAGGGCGTTGTCCGTAAGAAGCCAAACCGACATTACCGCCTACAGCTTGTTGTACGCTATTAACTAATTCTGGACGATTAAAATAATCAACTAATACAGCATATCCCTGGCCTAAAGCTTGGGGATTATATGTCACCCTGGGCGCAGAGGCTTGTTGAGTAGGTGCTTCTCCAGGTCGTGTAGTAATAATTGCAGATAACCCAACTATAGTGTTGATATATCTAGCCCAACGGTTAGCATCATCAATACTTCTAAACCCACCTATCCGCGTCACCGTATCATTCAAATATTGACAGCTAGTAGTTTTGATTTCATTTGGTAAAGCATTACGTAACTGAGTTCTATTTTCTGCTGTGGGACTAACTACTAATAACAGATACTCGCCAGCACCGGGGGGTTGACACACAGGAAAAGACTGGGCGTTTGCAGAAGTTATGCTACCCATGAACCCCGCACTTGCGATCGCCAATCCTACTACACTAGGTAAAGTTGCAAATTTCTGCACAGAATTAAGATGTATAAATAGTGAATACTCTAAAAGATTCTATTTAGTTATTAGTCAATAGTCCATAGTCCATAGTCAAAAGTCCACAGTGCAAAGCTAATGACTAATGACTAATGACTAATGACTAATGACCAATGACTAAGAAACTGTAGCTAAAGATGCCAAAGGATCAGAAATAGTTTCCGAAGGAGCAGAAAATTCTCCTGTCACTACATACTCTAACCGGAGTTTAAGCCAAGTAATGAATTGAGGATTAGTAGAAATAATCGCGGCAGCTGGCTGAGGACAATTCGCCTTAATTTCTGCAAATTCTGGTGTTTCTAAAAATGCGGGTTGGGGAACTAACCAAAAATCAATCTCTTTTTCTTGTTCGTGATAATGGCGAGTACGTTCTTTGAGAACTTCCTCTATAGGTTCTTCTTGTAACAAAAAGCGGCGGCTAGCCAAAACGTAATAATATGTTTGCATTGTCATCCTCTGTTTACTAATAGTTTTAGGGTACAGTATCGAGGGTATGGGGGTGTAGGGGTATAGGAGCATAGGGGTGAATATTTATTTCTTACACCCTTACACCCTCCTAAACTAACTCTTGCGAGATTTGTTAAACCAAGAACCGAAAGGACAGCCACTTCCTTTGGTTTCACTATTTGTTTGTTTACCACCAGCTGTCAACTTATCTAAGAACAGCGTGTTGTCAAAATAGTGTTCCAAGGAAATAATTTTTAAATCATCGGTGACATGAGCTACACTCAAACCGATTATTTCTACTGTCTCCCCAGTGGGTGCATAATCTTTATACGCACCGTGAAAATGTCCCCAATGCCGCCATTTGAATGTCACAGTTGGTGGCCCTGAGTAGACTTCCAACACCTCCCAAGGGAAACCTTGGGGAAATGTGGTATGGAAAATTTTAGCGGATGATTCAAAGCTTTCTTGTGATGCTTTGTAATGTTCAGAATCCGCCATAAATAAATTGTAAGTACCTTGGGCATATAAATCTTCTGCCTGATACTCCGGCCCGCCATTGGTACTTACACGAAACTTGTCATTGACAATCGACAACCACTGCTGCGGGTTAGCTTTGAAAGAAACCTCCATTTCAAAGGTTCTGACTAAGTTCTGAACGATCGCTTCCAGTGTACCCTCTAAGTGATTGCGTGTACTCTCTTTGGCAAGATTTTCTTTAGAACGAGAATAGTCTGGAGGAGTCTGATAGCGCCATTGAACATCAGTGCTTTCAGCAATCACCTGATCCCTGTCCTGCACCCAAAGCGGCAGGTTGTTAGATTGTGTTGCGCTCATAGAAGTCTTTCAAAATACCACAGATTTTTCAGATTTCGCAGCAATTCCCCTCTAGAGGCAGAAGAGGCAAGGGAGCAGGGAGTAAGGGAGAGGGACTTCCCCCCGCCCCCCTGCTTCTTTCTCTCCCCACTCCCTACTCCCCTCTTATCACCTGTTTCATCTCCCGAACTGCCCTTTCTATCCCTACCAAAGCCGCCCGGCTGATGATGGTATGACCAATGTTGAGTTCTTCCATACCTGGGAGTGCAACCACGGGGTAAACGTTCCAGTAAGTCAGTCCATGACCGGCGTTGACTCGCAGCCCGGATTTGATAGCTTGTTCACACCCTGCGGCTAAAAAGGCTAACTCTTTCTGGCGGCTAGTTTCATCAGTTGCTTCGGCATACCTGCCAGTGTGCAGTTCAATAAACTTTGCTTGTACCTTGACAGATGCTTCAATTTGTGCGGGTTCAGCATCAATAAACAAACTCACGGGAATGCCGCCACTCTGCAACTTACTAACTACCTCACCTATTCTAACAATTTGCCCAAAA harbors:
- a CDS encoding pyridoxine 5'-phosphate synthase, with translation MVTLGVNIDHIATIRQARRTVEPDPVAAAVLAELGGADGITVHLREDRRHIQDRDVRLLRQTVRTHLNLEMAATDEMVGIALDIKPDYVTLVPEKREEVTTEGGLDIFGQIVRIGEVVSKLQSGGIPVSLFIDAEPAQIEASVKVQAKFIELHTGRYAEATDETSRQKELAFLAAGCEQAIKSGLRVNAGHGLTYWNVYPVVALPGMEELNIGHTIISRAALVGIERAVREMKQVIRGE
- a CDS encoding SnoaL-like polyketide cyclase, with translation MSATQSNNLPLWVQDRDQVIAESTDVQWRYQTPPDYSRSKENLAKESTRNHLEGTLEAIVQNLVRTFEMEVSFKANPQQWLSIVNDKFRVSTNGGPEYQAEDLYAQGTYNLFMADSEHYKASQESFESSAKIFHTTFPQGFPWEVLEVYSGPPTVTFKWRHWGHFHGAYKDYAPTGETVEIIGLSVAHVTDDLKIISLEHYFDNTLFLDKLTAGGKQTNSETKGSGCPFGSWFNKSRKS
- a CDS encoding NUDIX hydrolase; this translates as MSKEQVHVAIAILYQNNQYLMQLRDNIPTIAYPAHWALFGGHIEPGETPEIAVQREILEEIGYILPQVAKFGCYPDQTVVRHVFHAPLLVEFDQLVLNEGWDMGLLTPDDIRRGKFYSANADDEKPLGAVAQQILLEFMEVSH
- a CDS encoding MgPME-cyclase complex family protein, which produces MQTYYYVLASRRFLLQEEPIEEVLKERTRHYHEQEKEIDFWLVPQPAFLETPEFAEIKANCPQPAAAIISTNPQFITWLKLRLEYVVTGEFSAPSETISDPLASLATVS
- the folD gene encoding bifunctional methylenetetrahydrofolate dehydrogenase/methenyltetrahydrofolate cyclohydrolase FolD, which encodes METKTAKILDGKTLAEKIYKELTAQITESQAKIGRPPGLAVLMVGDNPASAAYVGNKEKACAKVGIASFGKHFPTETSQTELEDVIAALNQDEQVDGILVQLPLPPHLDAVKLLHQIEPDKDADGLHPVNLGRLVRGERGLRSCTPAGVMRLLAEYEISLRGKQAVVVGRSILVGKPMALMLLEADATVTIAHSRSQDLKSITQNADVLIAAAGLPGLITADMVKPGAVVVDVGINRVTAANGKSRLVGDIDFASIAGVADYITPVPGGIGPMTVALLLQNTVASYLQTAKEKGVLNVK
- the crtE gene encoding geranylgeranyl diphosphate synthase CrtE, which codes for MVAADNLQKMSEEAKFNLVAYLKERQKLCEAALDEAIPVIYPEKIYESMRYSLLAGGKRLRPILCLATCEMMGGTIEMAMPTACAVEMIHTMSLIHDDLPAMDNDDYRRGMLTNHKVYGEDIAILAGDGLLAYAFELVAIRTPESVPRDKVLQVIARLGRALGAAGLVGGQVVDLESEGKTDISLETLNFIHNHKTAALLEACVVCGGILASASSEDIQRLTRYSQNIGLAFQIIDDILDITSTQEQLGKTAGKDLQAKKVTYPSLWGIEQSRIKAQELIEAACAELEPFGESAQPLVAIAHFITSRNH
- a CDS encoding AI-2E family transporter, coding for MQSVRQLPRWLTLGLAFPIATLNGWLLLQVVQYFQPLVNVIAAAVLLAFVLDYPIQFFQERGVKRNLAIGGVLLLALVILVGLGLTLVPLIIEQINELVNILPYWVDSGGQQLDAFQKWAATQQLPVNLSGLVTQLLERVSSQLQSVTGRLLGFAFDTIGVVVNVLLTVVLTIYMVLNGDRLWDGLYQWFPSHIGSKMRQILREDFHNYFIGQATLGAILGLTVTSAFFVLRVPLALLFGLAIGLFSLFPFGTGIGIAIVSLLVALQNFWLGVEVLGVAVAIDQVNSNFVAPRILGNLTGLNPVWVVISLLIGAKLGGVLGLLIAIPTASFIKDIADSWRSGELNEINNLDLADTKVEIDIDGASIEILANKE
- a CDS encoding divergent PAP2 family protein, with product MQDIGAILDNRVLLVALVACFVAQALKLFIELIKNRKLNVRVLVTTGGMPSAHSALVTALAAGVGQTLGWASPDFALAAVFAIIVMYDAAGVRQAAGKQARILNQMIDELFHEKPDFSQDRLKELLGHTPVQVIAGSALGITITWLARAFLIVHSP